The DNA segment CATTCAATCaatattcttcattttgcaTCTGCTCTATTCACTAAAGACCATCCAGGAAAAACCAGCTGATTACATTCACCTTCAATTCATTATCCTGCTATGCTTTATGTTTGTATCGTACATGGACTGCACATGTGGGTGTGGAAGGCCTAACTGTTCTCAGAAAGCGTGCTGCGATATTCAGCTGTTTACAAATTTCACATGTGGAGCTCTGCATATGCTGAAGgaactgaaaatgttgaaaCTTAGATCTGTTGAGATGACTGTCTAAGAGAACCTTGAGGTGCTTGGGTTTGAGAGCAACACCTGCACTCAAGCGGAATGCTTGCTTACTGTGAGGCATTTTGCTCAAATATGGAGAGTAAATTGGTCCCCTAAGTAACACAGAATCCAAGTAGTGTTTGTTTCAGTGAAAGGaccggggaaaaaaaaaaaaaaggatatttgttGAGACAGAATAACAGATGCAATTATCTATTTTTTACATAGTTGTCATATCAGATTTATAATTTTACATACATTCCCCTTTGAAAAGAAGTTGCAATGCTTAGCCACAATATCCTCTTACAGTGCTCAGAATGAAAATGCCAGTTTCAGGACAGATTTTCATGTCACAACTGCCTTTAAAAGAACTACATCACCAAATATTGTACGAACGCATACTACTATAACATTTTGAAACTATATGTGCATGAGGTGCAACCCATTTTTTTCACAACATACTTTTCAATACTTTAAATCTTTTGGTAATTAtaggatattttgttttgttctgtttagtCCAGCAGATCTCTCTTACAGAGAAACGGTAATAAAAAAGGGGTTCCAGGTCTCAAGAGAAGTCTGAGAATTACATTTCctataaaattcaaaattttcaagaaataagtGTTTGTGTATTGCCTGACCAGactagtaaaaaataaattgctttttttgttttgtgatttcCCTAGATTTTCTGTGTCTCTAGTGAAGAGTTGGAAATAAGTCTGTTTTTCTAGGGAATGGCACCAGTTGGGACCCAGCTGATTGTATGTACTCTGCACCTTCTCAGTTGGCTTTGTTTTATTGATTTGGTGTTTGTGAAGTCCAGATGCTAATGCTCCTAATGATCAGCCATTCTTTTTGACTTTTGGTAACAAGTATTCTCATGCAGTTAATATCAAACAGAACTTTGTTCTCTACATCTGTAATTTCAAAATTCCCATTTTTGAACTCCCCTAGTCTCAAGTAAGTAGTACATTGTCTCCCTTTTTTACTCCCTACAATCTTTTCTCCTACTTCCAGGGCCCCATGatgcaaaatgtcattttgcCGGTCTTCAGTTCCAGTGACAACTTTAATTTTGGTGATTTTAATGGGTTTTTCAAATACAATACCATAGAAGTCTCCAGTAGAAGGAGCTTTGCCCCAGAAGTACTCATCAATGCTGCTGTAAGCCTTGCTTGCCTCATAGTTTTCAAATACATTCATATTGGTGTGCAAGTTTGCAGGTGGGTTGTCAGGGATATCAAAGGATTCCTCTTCAAAATCATCATCCTTTAGCTTATTTTCAGCTCCTTTGTAAGACGAGTAGTATCCCATGTGCTGGAACAGAGATGGCTTAAAACGGATCACTTCCTTTTGAGCTAACAACCCACGAAAGTGGATAAGTAGCCAATCGCAAGGCATTTCTTGGTAGAACATCAACAAAAAATGGGCCAGACGTGGGAGGTCATGGGAATGGTAAAGCTTTCCAATGTACCCCAGTTTGGAGAATTCCAAAGTTACCCAGTAGGATCCTTCTCGTGAGGTAATTACTTTCTTAACAGCAGTCAAAAAGTTCTTTGAGCAGCGAACGTCATCTTCTAACATCACATAGTAGTCAGAAAGATTAGCACAAAagttaagaagaaaagcataatCTACGTTTTGTTTGGATCGAAACTTCACACGGTCCTCTGGGTCATTGTAATTTCTCTTAAGGCCATCCAGTACAGGATAATACTCCTCAGGGACATGAATAACTATTAATCTGCCTGCAATTATGTGATGTGCAAACTTCTGTGAAATATCCTGGACCATCCCTTCACACCAGGATGAGTCAAAATCTGCCAGTTGCACTACCACTGCAATTTCTTTGAGTTCTTCATAACTCGACTGCTCAAATAtggacttgatggtctcaaGCAAGtagtttccctttttccttttcacagagGACAGCCCGATTGTAAGATACCCTATAGAAAAGacaattcaaacaaaaattgAGTGTCTGACATTGGAAACAATTTAACCACAAAGCTATCCTCCAGAGTTGTACTTATATTAAATCAACCTTTTGAATGTTGAAGTCTGAGAAATTTGCTATATAACTTACTGAGTTGCACGCAACAAAGGATATTTATTGGTTTTTCATGAAAGAAGAATAATTGCAAACAAATAGACATATGGAAACTATTACATTAAATGTTCACTTGTTAACTGCAGGGAATGGCATGTAGTGGACAAAAGCCAAAGCAATGGACACATATGTGCCTGAAAGAGGAAACCACATAGACAATGAGAAGGCTGTAAAATCTGCTAAAAGAAAGGAGATTATGAGATGCAAttcatactgtatttttaaatcaagcAACTATGAAATGTGGCACAAAAAAGTGAGCTATACATTAATTGCCAATCTTTCATCATCTAAGCACTCTACAATATTAGTTACACTTATGCACAACATCACAGTTTATGAATGTTGCATGGATAATGCCTTTCTGCATGTtcattttaactgaatttttgcagtttttttcttgataataGTTCCTCTAAACCTCTTTCAGGACTCATTGAGCATTTTACAGGATACTCCCTCTTGCAAGTCATAAtacaaatatgattttaaagAGAACTTACTACTGCATACCTGTGCttgtataaataatttttaacgCTGTTACATCTTTCTAGGGAAAGATGCATCTTAATTACGATTTTCACCTCTGCTGTTTTGAAGTCACTGCCATTGCATTTTTAGCAGCAGCTTaaatcagggttttttttcaggtaattgctaatatatttctatttttctaacttttggtggaaaaaaatgttaagactTTATGACTGACGGAGTGTACTTTAGTTGCACCTAATccagttttcttaaaatattgtgCTTTGTTCAACACTGCTCTGATTAAATGATTCAGTTTCCTTCAAGGCTTAAGTCTGCACAAAATGCAGTTGTACAGTGAAGTACAACCCCAAGAATCCATTCACGCTGCCTACATAGACTTAAATTTCTCAAATCTAATTTGAACAAACATTACCTTATAGCTTCCTATGAAGGTCAACAATACACAGATTATTTTATGTCACCTGTTGCACTAGGACATTTCAGCCTTGTTTATGTTTGTGAAATGACTGATTTGGAACTCAAAGGACACCTGTCTAAAAGCTAGGTATGGACATAAAGTCTTGAACTCTGCCTGGAGTCAGAATGACTAGGTAGTCCATTTGCAGATGGCTGTGACAAGAATCCGTCTTTACTATCCCCATAATAACACAATTAACCTCTTTGTTATCACAGGATCTCCTTGTTAGGAGATCCATTCACAGATGCTGGACTGGAAGAACAGGGGATCTGTAAGATGCATCTAAATGATTCCAAGCATTCCTTAGATTGGATTTACTGGTTTTATGGTGGCTGACAATATTGTCTCAGAGGGTGGTTACAGAGCACTACCAGCACAAGTCCTTTCCAAATTATGTCCCTCTAGCCTGGAAAGGGGATACACAAAAATATACTCACACAGACTATCCATGGGCTGCCTGCAGGACAGCTATAAGGCAGTTTGCTCAGAAGGTAtccaggctgtggggcagccactactaGGGCTGAACTCACAGCTTCCCAGGAGCTGCCTATACAGAGAGAGATAGGTGTCCCACTAACTCTCTAGAATCATGACTACTTAGCTCCACTTGCCTAGAAATACCACAGGGACTACATGgatttttgctcatttttaaattacctCATTTCATAACACTCCGATTGCAGTTACTTACTTTTCCTTGACAAAGGCGTGCCAGCTAGGTAGCGATAGGAAATGTTTATAGATCCTGAGAAATTAGACAAATCTTTAAAAGTGTGAACATAACGTTCTGGGTTGAGCTGGTGCGTGGCTGTTTCTCTGATTAATTGCTTGTCCCCTTCCTATtagtgagaaaacaaaaaagaataggagaggaagagagataaACACATTTGTGAATGCCAGCCAGAAGGAAACACAGACAGGCAGGTTTCCAAGCAtaacatttttcagtgtcagCTTTCGTGAAAGTATGTAGATGtcacttcattttttcaaaaaCCCATTACTGAATATCATGCATTTTTGGCTACAGAAAATCTGCCAGAACTCTTTAGAATATggtaacaggaaaagaagaaaaaaaatttggacAAAAACTCTGGAAAGTTAGCAAACACTAAATTATTACCAGAAAAAAGCTGCGTTATTTAACATAGGGATAAGAAAGTATCAGGTAATTTTCATAGATGGTAAAGTagtagagatttttttaaaatgttttcagtgatttaaaaaaaaccaccaaaactcTTGCAAAGGACAGATGAAACTAGAACCTTGCATCAGGCTCCTTTTGCCACTTTTCTGAGCAACTCCAAATCAGATTTGTGATAAGCTGAAATGTATGTGATCATCCAAACAGCCAAAGCTTTCTCTAGGTTTGGTGAACACTAATGGTatataaaaaaggcaaatttatcACCATGCCTCCTCTTCCCACCTTATTCTcctgtcttttcttccaagAGGCTTCTTGAGCCATAGTAAAGTCACACAAGGGAAGGAGTGGCTTCATTAGCAGTGCCCTATCCATAAGCTCAGTTGGGTCTCAGGGAAAATCTGTTCTTCAGTCcctaagaaaagggaaaatatctaACAGGTTTGTGGTGTCATGACACTCAGTTTAAAGGTAGGAATGGTTATTTAACTTACGCTGCTTGATTCTAGTCTGATGACAGGCCAGTGAATGAATGAGTTCATGTCCTCTGATATGAACAGTATGTTAGCACATTAAAAACTTCCTACTCTGTCGTCAAATGGGAGCATAGCAATAGTACTGCCCCTAACAAGAACATCACAGAAATAGTAAACAGCACTCATATTTAATggcagaaatacacaaaaaacccgtcaaagatgtattttataGCACAAATCAATGTGTGTAATCTGATTCTAGTTTCATTTTaagttcattatttttctttcatagaagTAGTAAATAATCCACTTCTGGGCTTAGTAAAGATCTTTTGGCAGACATCCACGGGCATCGCCTGTCCCCCTGCTCTCTTGATCTGCAATGTCTCTCCAGTAATTTCTTTCTAGTGTTGCTATGCTACTTTCCATTTCCTCctaaattatgaaaaaaagattcatCAGATTCCAGATTAGAATGTAACTCAGTGGGCTAAGAGGAGAACACCCCAAAACTGCAAGAGATGTTAATGAAAACagtcaaatggaaaaaacaaacgGAGGTccaaaattcttccttttgtaaGAATGTTTTGGTATGGAAATCTATTCTgccaagttgtttttttccccataaaaagtttcaaaatatttagaacTGTCAggacaaaatgttttgattttaacaagcaaaatatttgaacCGATcacaaaattttccattttttttctctttaagaaatGCCTTTTGTGGCTATAAcgacatttttcttttcctcctaaattgtgttttttattcctttgctgaattaaaagcaaaactgaaatatgtatttttctcaaTCTTAATACTTGATTCTTCTACCTATGCAGACGTCAGTGAAGCTGAAGAGCTTGGTTAGCTCTCTTTAGCTGTCTTCTctagttttttttctatgataGTTCTAGTTTTGCTTATTAACTAACCTCTAACTTATATTCCAGTGtgtgctggagctggagaagtTCCTGTGGGTGCCATGGGAAGAAGTGCCAGAAGTTATCCATTCTTTATAGAGATGCTGTGTTCCACTGAGTATCCTGTCAGCTATGATAGTACTGTTGTTTTCACAGTGCCCCAGATAATGATTAGTATTCATAGGAGAGTTCATAAGGCATGCTTCACTTACAGTGCACTTACTACTCagaatacatattaaaaaatcacTGCAAATCATACAGATATTGTTATATGGGTTATATTAATTCAGTACATCTTCATCATGCTTGATCAGATGTAGTACACACTCTGCAGAAGACACATCTTAACTGTTTGGCTGACAAACGTGGATCAACACTATACACCCTTTATCAAACATGCTTAAGAATTGTCCTCAGGTTGGCCCTTGCTTTCAATTTCCACAGCAAATGCCATGCAGAAAACAGTAAGAGGATTCTTTGGACCTAGGAGAGTGTTTAAGTGAAAAGGAAAGTCCTCTCCCTTCTTAAAATTTGCCAcaattaatcttattttaacaTTCTTACATCCTGAAAAAGGCCACTCCTTTGATTTTACATCTGGTGAAACAGGTGTCAGCCTTGCATCCCCTTGCACAGCCTGCTGCCAGAGACTGGGAAGAGAAACTTGGGGTCACTCGCACTCTTCCTTTATCATTTACTTTCAGGAAACGTATTACAATTAGAAAATCTGAGAGCCTTCACCTCCCTGGGGACTTTCAGATTTCCATTTCCTTAGGGGAAATGGTTAGTTTGCTGTCCTTGAAAACGGTTCTTCAGTGTATCTCTCCTCATCACTGTGCTGGTTTTCACtaggacagagttaattttcttcgtAGTAGCTGGTACGGGACTATGTTTTGAATTTGTGCCGAAAACATTGTTGACAATACAGAgatgtttttgttattgctgagcagtgctcacacagagtcaaggccttttctgcttctcacactgcCCCACCAGCATGTAGGCTAGGGGTACACAAGAAGCTGTGACAGACACAGATGGAGCAGGTGACCTAAGCTGACCAtagggatattccataccatatgatgtTATGCTCAGTTTATAAAGCCGggggaagaaaatagaaagcagGGACTTTTGGAGTGATGGCATTTATCTTTGCAAGTAATCATTATGTGTGATGgactcctgctttcctggagatggctgaacacctgcctgctgatgggaagcagcTGGTGAATTCcctgattttctttgcttacttgtgctgcttttgcattacctattaaactgtctttatctcaacccacgagcaCACCCATCTTCACTTTTCCAattctctctcccatcccactgGGGGAGAGTGAGTGAGCAACTCTGTGGTGTTAGTTGTTGACTGGGGTTAAACCACGATAACACTGAAACTGCTCATCTTTTgtctcagcagagaaaacaagctAGACAAGTTAACAAAGCTGACAGACACAGTTaggaaagtaaataataaaaataaataaataaataaagtagaaaGTCAACAGCCtaacacatttgaaaaatgcttgATGGGCCATAAAGATATCAGGAGATCTGGAGAACGGTCAGGAGACTTGGCAAGAGACTTGGCTGAGAGCTATATGAGCGCAAATGTGCCAGAACTGTGATGAGAGAAGCTATGAAAGAGAGTGGATTTCTAAAAAACGgtgaaaaaagagcaaattaaGGATAAGACATGGAGCCATTTGGGGAACTGGCAaatagaacaggaaaagaattcaaaaacaaattaagaactCCACCATTAACAGTGATAATAAAAGCACTTTCAGAAACATCTGGGGGAGTTTGAAGCAAttagtgaaaggaaaagaagcatgAGGGAAAACACCACAGGGCAAAAAAGTGTGTGAGAAGCCAGGTCAAATTCCATCACAACTaagaaatgataaataaataaaatgtggtGCAAAGCCTTAGTGCAAGTATTGGTAGAGAAAGCAATATGTCTGCAATATAGTAGCATACTAGAACCATGGGTTATCTTTTGAATGGTTTAAAAAAGTAGTAGGATATTCTTATTAATATTTACAATATCTACAATATTTTCATAAGGAAAAAGTAtaatgttttacatttaaattgctAGCAAGTTATCAATTCTGATAAATTCCTCCAAGGATTTTACTATTTATGCAGTGCATGCTTTTCACACTCTGATGTTGCTTTACATCAGATCCAGCTGAGTTTTGACTTAATCTTTCAGAGTATTGGAAAATCCATATTGTCCCAGTTTTATGAATCAAAGAAGGGTGGCAGACACAATCAGAAAGCCACCTCACAGTTCAAGTTCAGGGAAGAGGACTGTCTGATCCTATCACAATGTTGCATGTTCTCTTTAGtgattttactatttttaagcTCCAGTTATCAAACCATCATGTTCTTTAAATGGGCCCCGTCCAACCTCAGATGAACTAGAAATTCAATCCATTAATCAAGTCTTCAGAGCTCCCTTGGCATTCAATGCTGAGACACCAATAGGTTACATATAAATTGTAGAGTTCATTTACACTGCCAGTAGCTTACTTGTTGAAATTCTTAACACAGATCTttcaaaaaatctttttcatggTCATAGACTTGCATTCAGTATCATTTATGTCTAATTGTTAATGCTGTTGCACTGAACCTGCCAGGTTCATATCTGGGATACAgtaagtgagaaaaaaaaaaacagaatagactcactaaaaataaattattcatggAAGGACTTTGAAAGACATGGAATTAGTGTAATATTGTTTCTATAACTGTATTTCTATGATATTCTTTACTACAGTATTCATAGGTGAGATTTGAGTGTGGACTGAAAAAGGAGCTCCTAGCTCACATGCATATTTCACATATAGACATTTTCAACATTAAAATTGAGGGAAATTCAAAAGTATGGAATATACAGGGATATTTTGactaaaaaaagatatttgacAGAGATGtctctgtgttttgctgcataTCTTCTGTAATTTAACTAAACAATGACATATGTTGTTTTTGTGAAAAGCACTGTTAAGATCTTACTGACACACTCCTTGTGTAGCATATAATGATAAGATGGCTTCATTGTAAGGAGCATATTTTGAGGATACTTCACTGTTAGTGGTACTCTAACAGGGGAAATAGCAGGAATTACAAAATTTGCTGCTTAACTTTGGATGTGTCCTGTTCTATCATCCTGGGATGATTTCTTCCAACTAAGAAACTTACCAAAACATAACTATCTTCAATGTACAAGTTCATGAACAGTAAGCAAATGACAAGGACTCCTAAGAATGACGCTGCTGATCGTTTCCGCAAGCATCTCATTTTATCAAAGATTTTCAAGTCGTGTCtcacatgaagaaaagcataTGGTAGTGTCACCtatgaaagaaaaccacagtGTTAGAAGAACTACTAATCTGATAAGCATGATAGCAAAACaatttacctttaaaaatatctacCCCTTCAAACATACATAGACTATATCCTTTAAGgtggaaataatttaatttattcatgGTCATCTTCAGATTTAACATACAATCTCAACaataatttaaactttttttttttttttttgtctgtcagtaaagaaaagaCCTCACACTTTATCCTACCCATTTTAGGACGGAATTATGATAACACTGTGTAGGAGTGCATTAACAGTTCGGTTTTTCATGTATAACTGTGGGTTCCCAACTTGatgtcaaaaaaataaatgttgtccACTGTTTCCGTGTGTACCCATGTCTCCTTCCAAAGACAGTTCAGGCCAACGGTCAAAGAAGAAGCTGTTGCATGACTCAGTATCATTGACAACAGGAGAAGTCTACATACCAGAACTTCCAGGCAAAAATGAGGTACCTTCCCTGCAGTGCAAAGGCAGTAGGAAGGCTGTGCAGCATCCCTTAGCCTTAGATCTCCGCATTAGGCTGGAAAGACTCTCACTGGAGGTGTCATTTTCCccagaagaagaaatgtggATGTCTACCTTGGAACACATCTAGGC comes from the Cuculus canorus isolate bCucCan1 chromosome 1, bCucCan1.pri, whole genome shotgun sequence genome and includes:
- the MGAT4C gene encoding alpha-1,3-mannosyl-glycoprotein 4-beta-N-acetylglucosaminyltransferase C isoform X1, with translation MRCLRKRSAASFLGVLVICLLFMNLYIEDSYVLEGDKQLIRETATHQLNPERYVHTFKDLSNFSGSINISYRYLAGTPLSRKRYLTIGLSSVKRKKGNYLLETIKSIFEQSSYEELKEIAVVVQLADFDSSWCEGMVQDISQKFAHHIIAGRLIVIHVPEEYYPVLDGLKRNYNDPEDRVKFRSKQNVDYAFLLNFCANLSDYYVMLEDDVRCSKNFLTAVKKVITSREGSYWVTLEFSKLGYIGKLYHSHDLPRLAHFLLMFYQEMPCDWLLIHFRGLLAQKEVIRFKPSLFQHMGYYSSYKGAENKLKDDDFEEESFDIPDNPPANLHTNMNVFENYEASKAYSSIDEYFWGKAPSTGDFYGIVFEKPIKITKIKVVTGTEDRQNDILHHGALEVGEKIVGSKKGRQCTTYLRLGEFKNGNFEITDVENKVLFDINCMRILVTKSQKEWLIIRSISIWTSQTPNQ
- the MGAT4C gene encoding alpha-1,3-mannosyl-glycoprotein 4-beta-N-acetylglucosaminyltransferase C isoform X2, translated to MDRALLMKPLLPLCDFTMAQEASWKKRQENKEGDKQLIRETATHQLNPERYVHTFKDLSNFSGSINISYRYLAGTPLSRKRYLTIGLSSVKRKKGNYLLETIKSIFEQSSYEELKEIAVVVQLADFDSSWCEGMVQDISQKFAHHIIAGRLIVIHVPEEYYPVLDGLKRNYNDPEDRVKFRSKQNVDYAFLLNFCANLSDYYVMLEDDVRCSKNFLTAVKKVITSREGSYWVTLEFSKLGYIGKLYHSHDLPRLAHFLLMFYQEMPCDWLLIHFRGLLAQKEVIRFKPSLFQHMGYYSSYKGAENKLKDDDFEEESFDIPDNPPANLHTNMNVFENYEASKAYSSIDEYFWGKAPSTGDFYGIVFEKPIKITKIKVVTGTEDRQNDILHHGALEVGEKIVGSKKGRQCTTYLRLGEFKNGNFEITDVENKVLFDINCMRILVTKSQKEWLIIRSISIWTSQTPNQ